Proteins encoded in a region of the Planococcus citri chromosome 1, ihPlaCitr1.1, whole genome shotgun sequence genome:
- the LOC135850129 gene encoding esterase E4-like → MHYLIIATIFAISSVESLLITVEQGTLNGTHLEARNGKLFNAFYGIPYAKPPIGKLRFKPPVKAGPWKGILDATQHPPICIQTLEGTSTIEGTEDCLYLDIYTPLNARKGSNLPVIVYIFGGKFKQGSTYENGPQNIMQNDVIIVFPSYRLGVFGFLSTGDTVIPGNFGLKDQTLAMKWVQKNIHHFGGDPDRVTLHGHSSGAACVHLHTLSPASKGLFHKVIIQSGVGSCTIEYFGPDVSRAIAKEFGIRVGCPSVTSSQDMYECFMNIPPNITASIPEQMYVWDLDPDATFRPTIEDKNAEQAFLTEMPNQARYQANNIPWLIGITTGEGAFKVARYLNIDNDAELAPLINEDYELLFPITMQYLWNTKVEDLNFISKALRKRYFGNREIGKETDREMTSMYTDAMYGFCTIDAIRTYPGPKHVYLYNYSGNYSMKVQNCIGNYDKFLGPSHADEVRLFFERQGTIDLINDEDLRFGDELIKRWINFAYTSDPNSPMKIDETIMGYWKPVTSNRIEYLFIDWNGTMRTDLYKGTYQFWKSLPIGSRYYNYGKS, encoded by the exons ATGCATTACTTGATTATTGCGACTATATTCGCAATCTCCTCCG TCGAATCGTTGCTGATTACCGTTGAACAAGGTACATTAAATGGAACACATTTGGAAGCTCGTAATGGTAAACTATTCAACGCTTTTTATGGAATACCGTATGCTAAGCCTCCAATTGGAAAGTTAAGATTCAAA CCTCCCGTTAAGGCTGGACCATGGAAGGGTATTTTAGATGCCACTCAGCATCCTCCTATTTGTATACAAACACTCGAGGGTACAAGTACGATTGAAGGTACCGAAGATTGTTTGTATTTGGATATTTATACTCCGCTg aatgcTCGAAAAGGTAGCAATTTACCAGTAATTGTGTACATTTTTGGAGGTAAATTTAAACAAGGATCCACATATGAAAATGGACCACAGAACATTATGCAAAATGATGTCATTATCGTGTTTCCTAGTTATCGACTCGGTGTATTTG GATTTTTGAGCACAGGAGACACAGTAATTCCAGGAAATTTCGGTTTAAAAGATCAGACATTGGCGATGAAATGggttcaaaaaaacattcaccATTTTGGAGGTGATCCTGATCGAGTCACATTGCATGGTCATAGTTCCGGGGCTGCGTGTGTCCATTTGCACACATTGTCACCTGCAAGTAAAG GATTGTTTCATAAAGTGATTATCCAAAGCGGTGTAGGATCCTGTACGATAGAATATTTCGGCCCCGATGTATCTCGTGCGATTGCGAAAGAATTCGGCATCAGAGTCGGTTGCCCGAGTGTAACTTCTTCTCAAGATATGTATGAATGTTTCATGAATATACCCCCAAATATCACTGCTTCAATTCCAGAACAAatgtat GTATGGGATCTGGATCCAGATGCCACATTTAGACCTACGATCGAAGATAAAAACGCTGAACAAGCATTTCTCACTGAAATGCCGAATCAAGCTCGATATCAAGCCAATAATATACCTTGGCTTATCGGAATAACAACAGGGGAAGGAGCTTTCAAAGTTGCTC GATATTTAAATATCGATAACGATGCCGAATTGGCGCCGTTAATAAATGAAGATTACGAGTTGTTGTTTCCTATAACAATGCAATATTTATGGAACACCAAAGTCgaagatttgaattttatttcaaaagctCTTCGGAAGCGATATTTTGGAAATCGAGAAATAGGAAAAGAAACCGATCGTGAGATGACCTcg ATGTACACGGATGCTATGTATGGGTTCTGTACCATTGACGCAATACGCACGTATCCAGGCCCCAAACACGTGTATTTATACAATTATAGCGGAAATTATTCGATGAAAGTACAAAATTGTATTGGAAATTACGATAAATTCTTAG GTCCGAGCCATGCTGACGAAGTAAGATTATTTTTCGAACGTCAAGGAACCATTGACCTGATAAATGATGAAGATCTCAGGTTTGGTGACGAATTAATCAAAAGATGGATTAATTTTGCGTACACGAG TGATCCAAATTCACCGATGAAAATTGACGAAACGATAATGGGTTATTGGAAACCAGTGACGTCCAACAGGATCGAATATTTGTTCATCGACTGGAATGGAACAATGCGAACGGATTTGTATAAAGGAACGTACCAGTTTTGGAAAAGTTTACCCATTGGTAGTAGGTATTATAATTATGGAAAATCTTGA
- the LOC135850135 gene encoding THAP domain-containing protein 2-like → MVCSCAAINCTQRFEKGVTFHKFPKDPQLAKKWVINMRRDKWFPNKNSALCFKHFMPECYAQSGWSSRCRLKDDAVPTIFDVSAHLQVDKQNSRSSRKRPLDTVVNVQALIDSTNEIIESPPEMTEVQPDTLVPPPSKKRLCYPGDFKLSEMDLSDENITALCIEKQRKALKQKDATIKVLKEKNRRLTHKVESLQAQLEAELLLKYEKKASDEASQSIEEYG, encoded by the exons ATGGTGTGTTCTTGTGCAGCAATTAATTGCACCCAGAGATTCGAAAAAGGTGTTACATTTCACAA ATTTCCGAAAGATCCTCAACTCGCAAAGAAATGGGTTATCAACATGCGTCGAGATAAATGGTTTCCGAACAAAAATTCTGCGCTATGTTTTAAACATTTCATGCCAGAATGCTATGCTCAGAGTGGCTGGAGTTCTCGTTGTCGCCTCAAAGACGATGCAGTTCCTACAATATTCGATGTGTCAGCTCATTTACAAGTTGATAAACAGAACTCGAGATCGTCGAGGAAACGTCCTTTGGATACAGTAGTCAACGTGCAAGCTCTCATCGACAGTACAAACGAAATAAT tgaatctcCCCCTGAAATGACCGAGGTACAGCCGGATACACTCGTGCCACCGCCAAGCAAAAAACGATTGTGTTATCCTGGAGATTTTAAACTTTCTGAAATGGACTTATCTGATGAAAATATAACTGCACTATGcattgaaaaacaaagaaaagcTCTCAAGCAGAAAGATGCGACGATCAAAGTgttaaaagagaaaaataggCGACTAACTCATAAAGTTGAAAGCTTACAAGCACAGCTCGAAGCCGAACTTCTTctaaaatatgaaaagaaaGCTTCAGATGAAGCATCACAAAGTATCGAGGAatatggatga
- the Hinfp gene encoding histone H4 transcription factor, whose product MTDEDRITQHLEMMIHKRSRCEDWVASVQTKTGDDKKEKYDFDFNDEFSDLTDSNENNKRRFRKTVNPQRLPLTFLCEWNSCSFVSENERINYFSHVSNHIKDLAIVKKNEDSECYQCMWESCNFQSTNVSEIKRHVNYHAYHTILKAVALELHNLWDFPRCKLDGENRNWLPDLSYPFECCYEECDYTCDNFQTFLNHVHHHVLSIDFSSKKEVACKWRGCVNFKCKAKTRLKIHFKRHTGEKTLACPTCGALFATNTKYMDHCIRKIPEKIECNRCQYCLRYFSSERLLRDHMRYHINSYKCSFCDMTCSTPATLANHVRYRHLNEKPFRCTECPFTSKSAEDSNAHMATHDAEPRYQCEADNCDFSCRTMTTFKKHFKSVHLMENGPIYCCHLCDKKYNRGPRLGNHLRTKHQLEHPPGHTRFRYMENIDGYFRLQVERYESLELNDVQVSITHINEQPKNYVLQKDPSSDGENSKKFTVCVKEPEQRNKGALIAIDIVDEEGNILRTSTVQEEVIERDQRDIIFVDVNQQEAQCENRTETSAESVDNANHLQVNQNHNQTIETSNLMTIKQSDSGFVFVDVNETENQEKSAPSRSPEGSTVINPILDSHSVNSSNNTIRKRPILKKRTVKFSDNDDNVEFIVKQN is encoded by the exons ATGACTGACGAAGACAGAATAACTCAACATTTGGAAATGATGATTCATAAACGAAGCAGATGCGAGGACTGGGTTGCCTCTGTACAGACAAAAACAGGGGAtg acaagaaagaaaaatatgacTTTGATTTTAACGACGAATTTTCCGATTTAACCGACtccaatgaaaataataaaagacGTTTTAGGAAAACAGTGAATCCTCAACGGTTACCTTTGACTTTCCTTTGCGAATGGAATTCTTGTAGTTTTGTTAGCGAAAACGaaagaataaattatttttctcacgTATCAAATCATATCAAAGACTTGGCGATTGTGAAGAAAAACGAAGATTCTG AATGCTATCAATGTATGTGGGAAAGCTGTAATTTCCAATCGACTAATGTATCAGAAATCAAGAGACACGTTAATTATCACGCTTATCATACAATTTTGAAAGCAGTTGCTTTGGAACTTCATAATCTGTGGGATTTTCCG cGTTGTAAATTGGACGGCGAAAACAGAAATTGGTTACCAGATTTATCATACCCTTTCGAATGCTGCTACGAAGAATGCGATTATACTTGTGAtaattttcagacatttttgaACCACGTTCATCATCATGTTTTAAGCATTGACTTTAGTTCTAAGAAAGAAGTTGCTTGTAAATGGAGAG GTTGCGTTAATTTCAAATGTAAAGCTAAAACtcgtttaaaaatacatttcaaacGACATACCGGAGAGAAAACACTGGCTTGTCCTACTTGTGGAGCATTATTCGCTACCAATACGAAATACATGGATCACTGTatcagaaaaattccagaaaaaa tcGAATGTAACAGATGTCAATACTGCTTAAGATATTTTTCGAGTGAGCGACTCTTAAGGGATCATATGAGGTATCATATTAATAGCTATAAATGTTCATTTTGCGATATGACTTGTTCCACTCCGGCCACTTTAGCTAATCATGTTCGATATCGTCATCTCAATGAGAAACCTTTTCGATGCACAGAATGTCCTTTCAC ctcgAAAAGTGCCGAAGATAGTAATGCTCATATGGCTACTCACGATGCCGAACCTCGTTACCAATGCGAAGCTGATAATTGTGATTTCTCGTGTAGAACGATGACTACGTTTAAGAAGCATTTTAAATCGGTGcatttgatggaaaatggtCCGATTTATTGTTGTCATTTATGCGATAAAAAATACAACAGAGGGCCTCGTTTAGGAAATCATCTTCGTACGAAGCATCAACTGGAGCATCCTCCGGGTCATACCAGATTCAG GTATATGGAAAATATAGACGGTTATTTTAGATTACAAGTCGAACGCTACGAGAGTCTGGAATTGAACGATGTCCAAGTTTCAATCACTCATATCAACGAACAAcctaaaaattacgttttacaAAAAGACCCATCTTCGGAC ggtgaaaattccaaaaaattcaccgTCTGCGTGAAAGAGCCCGAACAACGTAATAAAGGAGCGTTAATCGCTATCGATATAGTAGACGAAGAAGGAAACATATTAAGAACAAGTACAGTACAAGAAGAAGTGATCGAAAGAGATCAACGAGATATTATATTCGTCGATGTAAATCAACAAGAAGCCCAATGTGAAAATAGAACCGAAACGTCGGCCGAAAGTGTCGATAATGCGAATCATCTTCAGGTGAATCAGAATCATAATCAGACGATTGAAACGAGTAATTTGATGACCATTAAACAATCCGATTCTGGTTTTGTATTCGTCGACGTGAATGAGactgaaaatcaagaaaaatcagCACCGAGTCGAAGTCCTGAAGGATCAACTGTGATAAATCCAATATTGGACAGCCACTCGGTAAACTCGAGCAATAATACCATTAGAAAgcgtccaattttgaaaaaaagaactgtAAAATTTAGCGATAATGACGACAACGTCGAATTTATTGTGAAACAGAATTAA
- the LOC135850133 gene encoding neuferricin: MNLVTFGIIAVLIISYFCSDSLRDIYENFGVYFPFFNISVYFDLFKYVFIPRFVSVNSAETLFAIEDLEQRNGKNSKDLYLSILGKVFDVSSGQSYYGAGQMYHGFIGRDASRAFITGDFSESGLTDDVLDLPLQDLRHLKEWLKMYEDKYKYKGKLIGKYYDEEGNPTDYNKKIMERFDEAEENENSAAKEKEKFPPCNVEWTAEKGSRVWCSVRSGGIERDWVGVPRKLYSPGSNSYRCACINKPVSENNVPSGDEMSQYISEYENCDINSYSCYVKTS, from the exons ATGAACTTGGTAACTTTCGGCATAATCGCCGTTCTGATAATTTCGTATTTTTGCAGCGACTCGTTGCGTgacatttatgaaaatttcggcGTTTATTTCCCCTTTTTCAACATCTCGGTTTATTTCGATTTATTCAAATACGTCTTTATTCCCAGATTCGTGAGTGTTAATTCAGCTGAAACGCTATTCGCGATCGAAGATCTCGAGCAacgaaatggtaaaaattccaaagactTGTACCTCTCGATTCTGGGGAAAGTCTTTGATGTTTCCAGTGGACAATCGTATTACGGTGCTGGCCAAATGTATCACGGATTTATAG GACGTGATGCCAGTAGAGCTTTCATCACCGGAGATTTCAGTGAAAGTGGATTAACTGATGACGTACTCGATCTACCACTGCAAGACTTGAGGCATTTGAAAGAATGGTTAAAAATGTACGAAGATAAATACAAATACAAAG gaAAGTTGATCGGAAAATATTACGACGAAGAAGGTAATCCCAccgattataataaaaaaatcatggaaCGCTTCGACGAAGCCGAAGAGAACGAAAATTCTGCTgccaaagaaaaagaaaaatttcctcCTTGCAATGTAGAATGGACTGCCGAAAAAGGAAGTAGAGTTTGGTGTTCGGTGCGCAG CGGTGGTATTGAAAGAGACTGGGTCGGTGTTCCTAGAAAATTATACTCGCCAGGATCAAATTCGTATCGTTGTGCATGTATAAATAAGCCTGTCTCTGAAAACAATGTTCCCTCAGGAGATGAAATGTCTCAATATATTTCCGAATACGAGAACTGTGATATTAATTCGTATAGCTGTTACGTAAAAACCTCGTAA
- the LOC135850130 gene encoding rRNA methyltransferase 3A, mitochondrial: MKHSIPITLFLFCCFNLDAYYCMKSENRRTHRTRKYEKYTAPLNRNQIKFKKKEPKEVVKSGIEESFETVKGKDTELPYKVLDPCSSRLTSLMTAAKSRKQRYKKNTIMLEGRRLISDALQAGVKPLMILFTRKQLIEDLPILDEYVTPEKTVLHKIPYEYLQNWSNLTTSPGLTGLFEMPKLENRPLDFPTLPITFICDNVREPGNLGSILRIAAAIPVQKVVLLKGCVDLWDPKVTRTSCGSLFNLRIENNAMWEDVRDNCQGKVIVADHLASDEYDPVTMRAEDYVDSVDMESEVPEEIQEDEEEEEILDKNKLRKVLNIPVHPYYGIEYKNHESYVIVIGGETEGLSEETFLFAKENNGVRVNIPLSNCVNSLNAATALGIITFEIKKQLQN; this comes from the exons ATGAAGCATTCAATACCTATcacgttatttttattttgctgcTTCAATTTGGACGCATATTATTGTATGAAATCAGAAAATAGACGCACTCATCGAACTCGAAAGTATGAAAAATATACTG CTCCTTTAAACcgaaatcaaattaaattcaaGAAGAAAGAGCCGAAAGAGGTAGTGAAATCAGGCATCGAAGAATCTTTTGAAACGGTAAAAGGCAAAGACACCGAACTTCCGTACAAAGTGTTAGACCCTTGTAGTTCTCGACTGAC ctCATTAATGACCGCAGCAAAAAGCCGCAAGCAACGTTATAAAAAGAATACAATCATGTTGGAAGGAAGACGTTTAATCAGCGATGCTCTGCAAGCAGGTGTTAAACCACTGATGATTCTTTTCACTCGTAAACAGTTAATTGAAGATCTTCCAATTTTGGATGAGTATGTTACTCCTGAAAAAACTGTGTTGCATAAAATACCTTACGAATATCTGCAAAATTGGTCGAATCTTACCACATCTCCCGGTTTAACTG gtTTATTTGAGATGCCAAAATTAGAAAACAGACCCTTGGATTTTCCTACGTTACCGATTACTTTTATTTGCGATAATGTTCGAGAACCTGGAAATCTAGGATCTATATTAAGAATAGCTGCTGCAATaccagttcaaaaagttgtacttCTTAAAG GATGTGTCGATCTTTGGGATCCTAAAGTCACCAGAACTAGCTGCGGCTCGTTGTTCAATTTACGTATCGAAAATAACGCAATGTGGGAAGATGTTAGAGATAATTGTCAAGGAAAAGTAATAGTCGCTGATCATCTGGCATCCGATGAATATGATCCGGTCACTATGAGAGCTGAAGATTACGTTGATTCCGTTGACATGGAATCTGAAGTACCTGAAGAAATACaggaagacgaagaagaagaagaaatattaGATAAAAACAAACTGCGAAAAGTTTTAAATATTCCAGTACATCCGTATTATGGTATAGAGTACAAAAATCACGAGTCGTACGTTATCGTCATCGGAGGTGAAACCGAAGGGCTCAGTGAAGAAACTTTCTTATTCGCTAAGGAAAACAACGGTGTACGAGTCAACATACCATTATCTAATTGCGTTAATAGCTTAAACGCTGCGACCGCGTTAGGAATAAttacatttgaaattaaaaaacagcTACAAAATTAA
- the LOC135850131 gene encoding uncharacterized protein LOC135850131, which yields MASKVLISLPTTTSFQSPSQIGCDRNDYIPARMTNNEYNIRKSTTSSKDPLLRIDELEKNIKFLKDEQKRMLCSLHKEIASLQSKNRDLLYQLIFKSDCDLEYQNAINDTDVKYILMNNIKHKQTQQNDSVKDTNGSIEESYEMKYTIDQQQREIEYLKGQLELVAVRNKNQNHESRQVDGYIRELEDKNKDQEKLVRLLRKENKDQKAELENLRKTLNNSIRINHNPQNIQIAHHIPQQTPLFPPVGAPPSTYWCQNRPIPIDYQLQRTSVSANGNDRASVSIPGVSYTLPSVCNYRQVAVTAPPPRFYSNASYFYSVAQRPMLRSKSYSSENGIRSPNRNLPNGSKV from the exons ATGGCTTCGAAGGTTTTAATTTCGTTACCAACAACTACGTCTTTCCAAAGCCCTTCGCAG attggCTGTGATCGGAACGACTATATTCCGGCACGTATGACGAATAACGAATATAATATTCGGAAAAGTACAACTTCTTCGAAAGATCCTCTTTTAAGAATTgacgaattggaaaaaaatatcaaatttttaaaagatgaacAAAAACGTATGCTGTGCAGCTTGCATAAAGAAATCGCTTCGTTGCAGTCGAAAAATCGAG ATTTACTATACCAACTGATATTCAAATCAGATTGCGACCTAGAATATCAAAATGCCATTAACGATACAGATGTTAAATATATTTTA ATGAATAATATCAAACATAAACAAACGCAGCAAAATGATTCGGTTAAAGATACGAACGGTTCGATAGAAGAAAGCTACGAAATGAAGTACACTATTGATCAGCAACAGAG GGAAATAGAATATTTGAAAGGACAGTTGGAACTGGTCGCTGTTcggaataaaaatcaaaaccacgAAAGTCGACAAGTAGATGGCTACATTCGTGAATTAGAAGATAAGAACAAAGACCAAGAGAAATTAGTTCGATTATTACGTAAGGAAAACAAGGATCAAAAAGCAGag CTTGAAAACTTGAGGAAAACTTTGAACAACAGCATACGAATAAATCATAACCCTCAGAATATTCAAATCGCTCATCACATTCCTCAACAAACACCACTGTTTCCACCAGTCGGAGCACCACCGTCAACATACTGGTGTCAGAATCGACCTATACC AATCGATTATCAGCTGCAGAGAACTAGCGTCAGTGCGAACGGTAACGATAGGGCCTCTGTTTCTATACCAGGTGTTTCGTATACTTTGCCTTCGGTGTGCAATTACAGGCAAGTAGCAGTTACCGCACCGCCGCCGCGTTTTTACAGTAACGCTAGTTATTTTTACAGCGTAGCTCAAAGACCGATGCTTAGAAGTAAATCGTATTCTAGTGAAAATGGCATTCGTTCTCCGAATCGAAATTTGCCAAACGGTTCAAAAGTTTAA